The region CACTAAGGTAAATGCATCCTTCGTTGCGCCCCGCACGTCGCTGCCTTCAGTGGTAGGCGCTCTGCCGCCAGCGCTAGTGGAAGGGGCCCCTTGCGTGGCTCTcaccctcgccctcgccgcttGCGCCTTCCCCGGTAAAAGCTGGATGAGGTGAGCCGGGCCGCTGGCCCGAGCCCCCACCCATGGATGGCACCACGGGCTCCGCTTCCACCACCGCCTCGATGCAAGTGCAGTTGGTCTCTGCCTGCGCCTCGTCGCCCCACCTGGGGTCTCCGGGGCGAGGAGGCAGACTTCCCCCTATGAGGTATGGGGGCGGGATCCACTGACAAAAGACAATAATCAAGTATGAACGAAGAATAGCCGAAAGAAGGATAATGAGGCATTGACAGAAAAGAGACCAACCTTTGGGAGGGACGTCAGAAACTCCACCTTGGAGGCTCGATGGGATCCCCCTGGCAAGGCACGGTCTCACCGACCTTTTGCAGCCTCTTCTTCTGCTTCCCATGTTGCTCGGATGGCGAGGTGGCGCGCTCCGCGCTGCTCCCGCAAGACAGGGAAGAGGGGTCCACCGCTTTCCTCTTCTCCTTGAGGTCAGTAGAAGAGGAGTTGCCTGAACCCCTGAGTGAGGGACTCCTAGGTTGGCCCCCTCGGGAGGACAAGTGTCGCTCCCCCAACGTGCGCGCCAACCATTTCCATGGCGGCGAGGATCGAGTCCTACTTCGGGTCGCTGCAGCAAGGAGGCGCGCAGTCGAGGACTAGTGTCACTTCGACTTCTCCAAGACCAAGAACGCACTAGACCACCACCTACAGGTCCTCACGACTCTAGTCCCACTCCACCCTGGGGTGTGGCCGAATAGGGTCATGGGAGCTGGTGTATGCCCATGTGCCCCAGTCCCATAGATGGAGTGGCGTGATCCACAAACGAGTGAAATCCCTGAAGACCATGGTGCCATTTAGCCCTTGGGAGCGTAGGTCGGTGAGGCTGGCGAGGATCGCGTCCCCCACCCTTGGCATGTCGCGCCGGCATGGCGATGATGTCGGCAGCACAGTGGAAGGCGCATGCGGGGGAGGTCGGGAAGGACGCTATAGAACCAATCACACTTCTAGTCGTCCCACTTCttgtgcagctgctgctcGTTGTAGTGCTGTTGGGACTCGGAACGCAGCTGGAAGTAACACACCCTACCTCCGTCGTGGGGGACACCAGCTGGAGGGTGAAGAACATATAGAAGAGATGGAGGCTTGGCCAGACCCCGACAAACATCTCGCATGGATACACGAAGATGGATAGCGTGAGCACTGAATTGGGGGTGAGGTGCGCCATCTAGATCCCATAGAAGTCCAGCACCTCACGGAAGAAGTTGGAGAAGGGCGGGATCAGTCCCACCATCCCgtaggagaggaagaagactgGACGGTGTGGGCACTACAGCGGCCGACGGTCCGCTCTAGGGGCCACTGTCACCCGTCCCAATGGCATCGGGATAAGCTTACTCGCTATCCATGAACTTCTTGCTTGTGATGCGAGAGGGCGGGAGGACACCGCCATCCAACGGCATCGAGCTTCGCGCCATGGTGACCAAGAAAGGAGAGGCGAAGaaacgaggaagaagatggttGTGTAGTGGTGTGCCGAAAGCTAGGGAATGAGATTGGTTTGAGGCGCGGACGAAGTGATTGTGCAAAGTGGCGAAGGAAGGGGAGCAACTTTTCCTCTCTGCCCTTTATATAGCCCCTCTGCGTTATGCCGATTCTCATGGCCACTACTGTGCACCCTTTCATTTCCCGCGCACCTTCCTCGCACACTCACCCACGACGCGCAACTCGGGCGTGTGCCTTTTCGAATCCAAATACGGCAGCCCAAAAGTCGTGCATGGTTACCAAGAGATCCGCCCTCCCCGGTTAATGTTTCCGTGATGGCAGGGCAACAACCGTACACTACCCCGGTGATGTGAAAGTCGTGACATGACAACCCATCATCACGGAAGACGGTTTGACTTCAGGTGCTAATCGTGCGCTCCGAGCAGCGCACGACTGGCAAGCCGAGGCCACACATCATCGACCAACGTCAAATGGCGTCGACCCTGGCCCACCTACATGATGTTCTGAACAACATTTTTATTGTCATGAATTATgaggataattatttttgtaatgcaaaattttatctttaatatataaatggtAATTATGATTGATTAGACTTTTGGAATTTGTCTATGCTTTGAGTTTGTTTATCCTAAAGACAACAGAAATAAAATAGGCAAATGCTAGCTAGTATTGATAATTATCCATATTGCAATATTTATAAGTGTAGAAGCAACTTGATTGTATCCATTGCAAgggttatatataaaactatccATTATTAAAAGTAACAACGCATAAATATAATATCGTTGTAACTTATCTTCTTTATGGCTAACTAGTCACACTTATTGTCACGTATTACCAACAGTTGTGCGTGTTATAATTGATGTTAACAACAACAGCAAAgagaacatatatttaatgggTTGGTGTGTTACTTGCTTCAGTTGGTTTCCCCACAATATTACAGATGATTAAGTTATTGACAACTGGTTAACTACTGGAGTCTATTAGTTGTCTCTTTctgctagttttttttcttcttacatTAGGGATATTAGCTTTTCCAAAATCCAGACTTGCTTCAATTAATTGGTTGCTGGTATACTGGAAATATTCCTCTGCATCGTATGTACAAGTTTATTATAGTTCACAACTTGGCGTATATATAGGTCCTGTAATTTTGTCTTGCTACTGTAACAGGGAAATGGATCAGGATGAGGGATGCTGAAGAGGCTCTACCTCCGCGCTCACAGCTTCACTACTCAATGAAGGAGAAGGAGGGGGTATTCCAAATGACGATCAGCACAAACTACGATGATATAGGTGGCTATGACATTGAGGTAGGCCAAAGGGCCTTCAGTAACTGTCACCGGTCGCTACTTATGGCTGAAGATCTGGTCACGCAAAAGCGGTTGAGAGAACTCAACTCTGGCCCATTGTCTCTGCCGGTGGTCGCTATCTCAGAATCCATCCGCTTCCCTCTCCTGCAGCAATGGGTTTTGGGCACTTTCTCTGCACCCCCTAGTGTCAATTATCAAGAGAAGAGAGTTCCTCAGAAGCTTTCAGATGACTTCAAGAAATGGGCCAGTTACTCGCGTGCGCTCGTCACCCAGGACCTTCCAACTCGCTGTGAACTCACATTGGCTCAGATTGCTGAAAAGCTTGGAGTGCTTAAGTGGAAAGCGGATTGGATGCAACATGCAGGTGCAGCTTCTCCCTCTCCGAAGCGCTTCAAGGACGTGAGGTCTCAGTCTCACTCTCACACCAGTCACTGAAGACATCTTCTCGCCCGAAACCACGAACACAGTTTTGGACTCTCTTGTGTTTGAGGTATTAAACTGTTACAATACTGGAGTATTAATGAGGAAGATACTAATATATAGTACTATTAGTAGCTAGCTCTGTTTCTGACAAGACATGTACACTTGCATATATCCGTCAGCTTTGTATGGATCTTTCATTCTGTGACATGGTAGTTTACTATACTCTTCTTTCTATACTATCATGTTTCTCTTCCCTTTTCACCAATGAGAATTCAATTAATCCTTTTTTTCTACTCTCAATttccttccattttttttagtaaagAGAATCCAGTTGTTCTCCCCCTAATAATACCAGAACATTTGAAGGCCGCGCTATGTTTTTTCCTACCATTTATCCTTTTGAAAAGCTTTACTGTGTTTATGTTCCAAAATagtaaaaatcctaaaaagtATTTAAGTATCGCTATAGGTACTAGGTATAAAGGGTAAAAAGATAATTTGGTCTTTGACAAAattgtccaaaaaaaaagaaacaatattaTTGGTACAAGGTCATCTTGCCCATATTCATCCAAAATAATGTATGCAACACTTCTGGATTATTCGACCTCCTTATGCGCCTGGAGTATTCGACCTACTTATATGAATAGGGTAACGGTAGATTGCCTATTAAGTGCATTTGTAGGAACATGTTGAGGCACATACGATGGTGGTGCTAAACGATTAAGTACTACGTTTTTAGCAAAACATCGTTGTTAGGGTTATGTGTTTGCCACTATGTTAGCATGagcttgcttttttttttctaaataccCAAATTGCCATTTcttgtatttcaaaatactAGTAAAAGTGAATTTTCCAGAATTCCTCCTATTATTTTTACACATGCGGAGTAAAAATGACCtgtcaaaagaaaatgtttagAGGTGTCTAGTTAAGACCCGCTATTAGGCCCAATCTACAGAGTAGGCCTGGACTACTAACGACTATTAGGCCCATGGTTTGCAAGCCCATTTGCTCAGCACGAGTCGGCTCGACCGCTCGATCCCTCCCCCTCGAAAGGAAAAATCGAGTCGCCCTCGATCGACTGGgcagagaggaaaagaaaggaaaaaaaaaaaacacacgtCCGTGTCCAATCAAATTCACAACGCACGCCAGTTTGCTAGCCACCATGCCGGACGCTGCctcgcaggcggcggcggaggaggccttCCTCTCCTCGATCACCCAGCGCGTCATTGCATTAattgtgcgccgccgccgccataaAAGAGAATGCCGATGTCGGCCCTCCTAGCCCTAACAGCAGCGGCTACACGAACACGAGTGAGAAGGGCAGTTTGATAGATCGATGAACTCAACGCAATGATCTGTATTGTCATGTCGCGGAGTACAAATTAATAGGCCAGATTTAACATTCCATATCTCTCGATCGAACGATTTATAGAACAATATCGGGAGGATGATCGATTGGAAGGATACCTCCCGGCAGAATTATACAATGAAATTATGGAAAGCAGCCAATCTAACACAGTTAATAGCCTCACCTCCAGCGCGGCAGTAACGCCAACGACAGTTGACCGCACAATAAGGATTAAACATCTCAATGTGGTCAACAACATCGATCCATGTGTGCCTTCCACTACTCTTCTTTGGCTAGCGCATTCGATCGGTTTGCTACTCCCTTTTTCTCGTTTGAAGGTTCAGGTTCTTCCTTATTTTCTGGTTTCCGGTGCAATGTTCTAGCTGCTCATATATGTCCGTCTTCACAGATGTAGCTACCATTTAACGCACTAAAAACTtccattatcttttttttttgccggaaTGACCGAAGGAGGTCATTCAGAGTGTATTAAGATAGGAAGAAAAAACTTCCATTATCTAGAGTATgctcgtcggcggtggcgatggagACGTACGGCTGTGTGGAAATCATGAAGTCCGCTAACTGTTTTGGGACTGGACTAGCTACCAAACATAACTAAAGCAGGTCCACGGCAAGGGAAACTAGGCCCGAGCTCTCACTGTCAATGTATACAATGCCGGCTCCACCTGTTGCCATGCCAACCCGGCCACCTTTAGGGTCTTCACAATGCGCCGATGTGTTGAGTGTCGTCAGCTCGGCATGTATAATCCATGCTAGGATGTTAGCATCCAGCAGAAGAATGTGCGTCCAGCTCGTCAGGAGTTCATCAGAAGGACCCTCGACAGGACGCAACGCACTGGGCGTGGGCGTGCCTGAACGCCACGTGGCTTGCGttgcccgctgccgccgccaccccgaGCCCACCGCCTGCAAGCAAGCTCCATCTATCGTCGCCGCCCGGCGCCCGAGCCGTCACCGATGGGGATGAGGGAGTGGGGGAAGAGTTGAGGGGAGGCTATCGGTGGGGGCGGGGTGGGGTGGGTTGAATACTTATTCCATATTATAGAGTCTAACGTGTAAATTTTTAGacttatagataaaataaaaacacataaagactaaaataaaaaaatatcaagcaCTATCATGTAAAATATAAGACACATACAAAGACACCACGGTGGgagaaattctttttttacgAGTAGTCCTAGTTGACATAAAGACCACTCGTATGGGTGGCTGGCATTCTAAGAGCCCTCATGGGTGACCTAGCTAGCCCCTAATCCGCTACCAATTAGATCCGCACACCTTCTATGCTATGTCAAAAGTAGGCAACCACACTTCCTACTACTCATCCACAAGTACATGTCCAcgctcatcttttcgtttctatttgtacttataagcaaaattttaaatttttaaccttaaatttagaatttattttggaggtttttcactgaagcttatatttttcaaccttagctTTTGATAgctaataatatgtatataaaagtttattaaaaaaagttatttgactctttttatgaaaaaaaccaaactgtCACCCAGAGGCTATCTCGCCGGCGCATGGGACATCCATGCTTTCCCTGAACGAATACTAGCACCAGCACCCCCGCAGAGCCACTAGATCTCCTTGTACCACTACTATGTATATGGGTCTGTTTGTGgagttttagattataagaaaCAACTATTTGATAGtcagtttctgagaatctgaaaaaaaaactctgaaaTATAGCTTCTTCAACTTTTGAGttcttatagtttatttttcagaatctataactatatattctCAGAAGTCATGaaccatttaaaaaaactacagcTGAGAGAGAGGCTCCCAAACATGCCTTACATTGGCGATCATATCATTAATTAAACCCCAGCCAGCTAGCGATCATATCATAGTGAGCTTGCATTTATGGCATATATTAAGAGTTAATTAAGGATGTGATTACGTTCGTGCATGTGCATGCAGGCATGCACGTACCCGGTTTTGTTGACGCAGGCAGGACATGCGGCTTCTAGTTCTAGTTCGCTATTTCTGCTGTTCCGACCGTCTCCCTGAAGCgtacacacatgcatgcattaatctaACAGCCATTTGAATGGAAACAAACAGGCCTAAGTCAAATTATCcttataaatttagttaaatatataaaaaaagcgAGCAACGTACGTTTACAGTCATGTGATGTTGCCATCTTTCTTCCTATCatacttaggccgcgttctctaaggggtgataagttaacttaccccgacAGAGAAGACATGGTAaaagattagtatataattaattaattaattattaattattaaaaatatagaataaattaatatgattttttaaaataacttttttatagaaaattttcgtaaaaaatacaccgtttaacagttcgggaagcgtgcacgcaGAAAACGAGGGGATAAGATATCATCTCATATGCATCGCCCTGCCTCCGCTCGCGAGAGTGCCGGagagtcaaaaaaaaattaacgtcATGTTGTAGCAAGGGCGAATCTAGCGGGGGCTTTAGCCCTCTCTACACACTGGATCctccataaaaaatagagggaggggaggaagaagactaGAGAGCTAGAGCAGCATTCAGATCCTAGATTCGTCGCTGGTTGCACCTAATGTTAGATTAAGCCtccaatatatatgtgtgtgtgtgggagGGGGAACCAAAGTGTCCTAATAGAAAAAGACTAGGAGttttattaggaaactaataatataacttaaatatattatagataataattcggatcGTATCTCTAACCatctccaccttgagacgaattctcttattgtataaaaatcataaatcacCAGAAGCCTCATGTACGTAAAATCACCTTGCGGCAAATAGTCTTTTGAACTAAAATCAAAACCAAACTTGAGGACGACAAGAATCTCTGTTATTTTGAACAGGagcaaaatatcatatttcaaACTTGCcatgaaaataaaatcctaaatctgttggtataaattggtgGAACCCAACAGAGATCTGAACAGAAACGAAGCACTTAGATCTCTGATAAACCTCATGATAAATTGGTCATGTGTTTCAGTTTCTCTAGAATCACGTGATCAAAACAAGAGCATTGAATCATACTTTAAACACACCGTAGTATTAAATCCTGAAACGACTAGTATATATTGCTGAAACCTAGCAGAATAGCGGAATGAAGTATTAAAATCTACTGATAGATTTGATCAAAGTGATAAACGGGAATAACCAAAATCTCCTCGGTGAATTGTTTTGGTCACGTGAACACAAGATTATATAAGAAAACTCTCATCTCAACCGGTTTCCACTGAAAGTCGATCCGATCAGAACAAGAAGAACGATTGGCTCTGCTCTTGTCGCATGCTTCCTTCGGTCACGTGCCAATGGTGCCGCTATTGATGGATAATGGGTTGTTGTGCTGCTGTTGCAAGCAAGGTCTTCGATGCTGGCTAGGAAACAGAATTGAAAATCTCGATCTCACCAGTGAAGGTACTTAGGTACAAATGCAGCCCAAAAGTGCAGCGCCTAACACCACCAATGCACACGAACGGAGACCGAGTAGAGATTGAATCTTCGATGCTTTGATATCACTCCGTTAGGAATAATTGATCAAGAGACAACacctaacaaaaataaacaaaaaacaaaagagacaAGAAAAATGCTGTACGTACGAAATACGTTTACGATTCAGCCGCCGTTGCTGCGTTTGTCGCTGTGCGCCGATCAAATTCCGTCTCCGTGTCTTGCGGATACGCGCGCGCTGCCGTTAGTGCGTATGCACGATCGTGATACGCATAGCACTCCTCCATGGTGTGGGTGCAATCGGTCACAGGGATGGACACGGGTTGGCTCGAGAGTAATTCATGACCAactctattttaaatatatattttttattttattttggaggccttaaaaaataaaacatagttTACTTATATGAAACTAACGTTTCACACGTACGTTACAatagaattttattaaaaaatattattagtatgTTATTAAAGTAGAATCAGTAAATACGGTTTTGATACATAGGTCAACGGAGTTGATGGTAGCTAAGTGAGTGGCTGATTCATCACCATTACTGCTCGACACGGATTATCTACAAACAGACATGCACCCATCCCTAATGGGCCAGGCCTGGGCCTGCCCCTGGGCCCACCCCCGGCGTCGCGCATGAATTTGAACGGGAGAAGAACACGTGGCCAGCATTTGCATGGCCCATGCAGCTGGGTACAAGTACATGGCGTGGTTGTCTCTTGGTGATCTTCGTAAGGATGTCATCATTGGATAAACTGAAGATGATTTTCATCATTAGATATCCGCTTTTTCTTTACATGCTATTTAGACAGTTGGtagaaaatattgttaaaaataataagatacttcataagcatataaatacataatcgaattttataatttgaaaaaatcaattatctttttctcaacatcgcaaaagaaaaaaacaattaaactaAAGCTACTGTCGAGATTAATTACGAGTAGTCCCGTCGCAGGCCGGGTGGTGGCTGCGCTGCCACGTACGTACTTCTTCCTCGGCCGGCTGCAAGCGGCGGATCCATCTCCTAGCAGGTTATCACCGACCGCCGGCCTCATCTACTTCGCGTTTCTCTCCTGATCTTGTCTAGCATGAGCGTCGTTCACGGAGACCCAGTACGGCCAAACAACGACGTGTTTAAAGATAGAACGTATTATTAGCTCTTATCCACGTTAGTAATAAaagcatattttattatgatacgtataaaggtagagtcagatatgatttctttattaatgcaatataatatttttattatactagtTTGCTTTTTATCCACCCTCATGCAATAAAGTTTCCTTTCttataaatgctaagagtcgactctaagccgttgtcatgcatgataacggtttttctctctttccctctttttcctccACGTCACAAAATTTGTTTACGTAGTGATTAAGAGAGTTAGCTAATAAGTACTTTTGTACGTGACCTAAGTACTTAGGCCGCATTCGTTCGGTGCGCTGTGTAAGCCAAGTTTTTTTTCGCGCACAcattttcatatgttttttaaaaaatattggaaagttgcattaaaaatcatattaatctacttttcaaattttataattaataactaattaatcatatactaatatattactatgtttttcgtgcgaGTTACTTATCCTACTACAGAACACGCTCGCAGTATGTCGTTCCATGTATATTTCAGATATATTTCAGATAGATT is a window of Oryza brachyantha chromosome 8, ObraRS2, whole genome shotgun sequence DNA encoding:
- the LOC121055134 gene encoding uncharacterized protein LOC121055134, whose protein sequence is MAPKPEPQTPASSEFNLVLSDLPISYKKLMDEAIPTTLEEIITREAPSNSKGNKLFSKIAGKLYTPKGGTFLIKLKPTKTSPDDAIVTLLFSWKDLYFEAFHAKGKWIRMRDAEEALPPRSQLHYSMKEKEGVFQMTISTNYDDIGGYDIEVGQRAFSNCHRSLLMAEDLVTQKRLRELNSGPLSLPVVAISESIRFPLLQQWVLGTFSAPPSVNYQEKRVPQKLSDDFKKWASYSRALVTQDLPTRCELTLAQIAEKLGVLKWKADWMQHAGAASPSPKRFKDVRSQSHSHTSH